The Bacillota bacterium genome includes the window ACGTGACCCAGGCTTGCTGGAAGCGTCGTTGGCTCGTCCCCGACAGGTGTATGCTTATGAGCCGAATGCGGACATGGCACGATTGGCAGCTGCCTACGCGTGGGCGATTGTGCGCAACCATCCCTTTGTGGACGGTAACAAGCGGGTGGCGCTTGTGGCGTGTCGGGTCTTCCTGCGGTTGAACGGTTACGACCTGTCTGCTTCTGCGGAGGACAAGTACAGAATGTTTATGGGTATCGCCTCGGGCGGGGTGTCTGAAGACCAGTTCACCGATTGGATCCGCGAGCATCTGGTGCCTGCGTCAAGTTTTTGACCCGCGACCCGATTGGGTTGGAGGGGGGCATCAACCTGTATGCGACTGTGGGGAACGGGGTGGTGATGGGAGAAGATAGCGAAGGGCGAGTTTTTATTGGTATCGTTCTACCCGATTTTGGCTTCTTACAGTGGATGGATGATATACTTGTAGCAATCAAGAACTGTGGCGAGTGCGCTAGGGAAGCTTACGAATTGGCTCGTCGAGTGCTGGACTGGTCGCGCAACGACAAACTGGCTCATTGCTATGCCACCTGTGAAATCAGCCGATGTAGTGGGTCGCCAGCCTGTGCAATCGGAGCGGGTGAGTGCCGTGAACAGGCACAAGGCTTCGGACATCGTGTCTACCCAGGGGGATATCCTGAGGGCGCCAGTGATGCTGACCGGCTGGCTAATAGTAGTGGGGTGGCATGCGCGGAAGCAAGAGAGGGTTGCCTGGCGTGTTGTCTCAGAAAATGGGGCAAACATCGATAGGAAAGCAGGTGGTGCGGTTTTGCCTCTTGTGCATAGCCGTTG containing:
- a CDS encoding type II toxin-antitoxin system death-on-curing family toxin; amino-acid sequence: MAEPVWLREELILYVHRRQILQHGGSLGIRDPGLLEASLARPRQVYAYEPNADMARLAAAYAWAIVRNHPFVDGNKRVALVACRVFLRLNGYDLSASAEDKYRMFMGIASGGVSEDQFTDWIREHLVPASSF